Proteins encoded by one window of Streptomyces uncialis:
- a CDS encoding OsmC family peroxiredoxin encodes MATTRSAHTVWEGNLLQGNGVVTFDSSGIGEQPVSWPSRAEAANGKTSPEELIAAAHSSCFSMALSHGLAGAGNPPTKLVTSADVTFQPGEGITGIHLTVEGTVEGLDAEAFAAAAEDAKKNCPVSQALTGTTITLTAKLA; translated from the coding sequence GTGGCAACCACGCGCTCCGCACACACCGTGTGGGAAGGCAACCTCCTCCAGGGCAACGGCGTCGTCACCTTCGACTCCTCCGGTATCGGCGAGCAGCCGGTGTCGTGGCCGTCCCGGGCCGAGGCCGCGAACGGCAAGACCAGCCCCGAGGAGCTCATCGCCGCGGCGCACTCCAGCTGCTTCTCGATGGCGCTGTCGCACGGGCTCGCCGGTGCGGGCAACCCGCCCACCAAGCTGGTCACGTCCGCCGACGTGACGTTCCAGCCGGGTGAGGGCATCACCGGTATCCACCTCACGGTGGAGGGCACCGTCGAGGGTCTCGACGCGGAGGCGTTCGCCGCCGCCGCCGAGGACGCCAAGAAGAACTGCCCGGTGAGCCAGGCCCTCACCGGCACGACGATCACCCTCACGGCCAAGCTGGCCTGA